The proteins below are encoded in one region of Streptomyces ficellus:
- a CDS encoding phytase, giving the protein MFRYRPVRSATLVLGTALAALTATVPAHPAAAHRAGALPAGAQAAGTGAEAGHPGGAHSTRSGRPLPGVEPRAETAPLYDDAEGGNADADDPAIWRDAAHPGRSLVIATAKEGGLRVYDLDARLVQSLPAPPPAGPGDAPGRFNNVDLVHRLRLPSGRADVAVTTDRGHDRLRFHRITPGRATGPLTDITDPAAPPVFSADQDDINDQHTAYGLATWTDTATGRSYALVSRRGRTTVALLELLPTPAGTVTYRKVRSLDLPSSFRLPDGTSWTPCGEPDELPQVEGMVVDPADGTLYAGQEDVGIWRVRADLTGAAPVLVDRVREYGVPGVYDEESDECAPGADPGFGGSRLSADVEGLALLTEADGDGLLLASSQGDDTFALYDREPSDDNAYEGGFRVTAAAGGGVDGSEECDGAAVLNAPLGRKYPHGLLVVQDGHNAPVTGGREGTDFTFVDLGEVLKRVDD; this is encoded by the coding sequence GTGTTCAGGTACCGTCCCGTCCGGTCGGCCACCCTCGTGCTCGGTACCGCCCTCGCGGCGCTCACCGCCACCGTCCCCGCGCACCCCGCCGCCGCGCACCGGGCCGGCGCCCTCCCGGCCGGCGCCCAAGCCGCTGGTACCGGCGCCGAAGCGGGTCACCCCGGGGGCGCCCACTCCACCCGTTCCGGCAGGCCGCTGCCCGGCGTCGAGCCGCGCGCCGAGACCGCCCCGCTGTACGACGACGCCGAGGGCGGCAACGCCGACGCCGACGACCCGGCGATCTGGCGCGACGCCGCCCACCCCGGCCGCAGCCTGGTCATCGCCACCGCCAAGGAGGGCGGCCTGCGGGTCTACGACCTGGACGCGCGGCTGGTCCAGTCGCTGCCCGCTCCCCCGCCCGCCGGGCCCGGCGACGCCCCCGGCCGCTTCAACAACGTCGACCTCGTCCACCGCCTGCGGCTGCCCTCCGGCCGGGCGGACGTGGCCGTCACGACCGACCGCGGCCACGACCGGCTGCGCTTCCACCGCATCACACCCGGCCGCGCCACCGGCCCGCTCACCGACATCACCGACCCGGCCGCCCCGCCGGTCTTCTCCGCGGACCAGGACGACATCAACGACCAGCACACCGCGTACGGGCTCGCCACCTGGACCGACACCGCGACCGGCCGTTCGTACGCCCTGGTGAGCCGCCGCGGCCGCACCACCGTCGCGCTGCTGGAGCTCCTGCCGACCCCGGCCGGCACGGTCACCTACCGGAAGGTGCGCAGCCTGGACCTCCCCTCCTCCTTCCGGCTGCCCGACGGCACGTCCTGGACGCCGTGCGGCGAACCGGACGAACTCCCCCAGGTCGAGGGCATGGTCGTCGACCCGGCCGACGGCACGCTGTACGCGGGGCAGGAGGACGTCGGCATCTGGCGCGTGCGCGCCGACCTGACGGGCGCCGCTCCCGTACTCGTCGACCGGGTCCGCGAGTACGGCGTACCGGGCGTGTACGACGAGGAGAGCGACGAGTGCGCCCCGGGCGCCGACCCGGGCTTCGGCGGCTCCCGCCTGTCCGCCGACGTCGAGGGCCTCGCGCTGCTCACCGAGGCGGACGGCGACGGGCTGCTCCTGGCCTCCAGCCAGGGTGACGACACCTTCGCCCTCTACGACCGCGAGCCGTCGGACGACAACGCGTACGAGGGCGGCTTCCGGGTCACCGCGGCAGCCGGTGGTGGCGTCGACGGCTCGGAGGAGTGCGACGGCGCCGCCGTCCTCAACGCCCCGCTCGGCCGGAAGTACCCGCACGGGCTGCTGGTGGTGCAGGACGGCCACAACGCGCCGGTCACCGGCGGACGGGAGGGCACCGACTTCACGTTCGTCGACCTCGGCGAGGTCCTGAAGCGCGTCGACGACTGA